CAGGATTGCCAGGCAAACCCCTATAATAATGGCCAGTTTGAACGGGCCTTTAAACATCATTTTAATACCACCGGATTCCCGGGCCAGTATTTCTTCAACATGTTTTATCTCTTTATCGGCCTCCTGATGGGCCACAAAACGGAGCAGGATCTTTTTAGCCTGTTCCCTTTTTCCCTTCATCGTTAACCAACGGGGGCTTTTGGGGATAACTAAAAGCAAGAACAAGAATAGTAAGGCCGGTACGGTCTCGCTTCCCAACATGGCCCGCCAGACTTCGGAAACCAATATTTTATGGGTCATGCCCGAATGGTTTGCCAAGCCTTCCGATGTTGAAAGGTCCAATAAAAAAGCATTGACAAAATAGGCCACTAAAATCCCCAGGGTAATGGCCAACTGGTACAGGGCTACCAATCTCCCCCTGTTTTTTGCTGGGGCAATTTCCGAAATGTACAACGGTGATAGCATGGAAGCAATGCCTACACCAATGCCACCGATCAACCGATAGGCCACCAATCCATTAAACGATTCCGAAACCATGCATCCTAGTGCGGAGAGTGCAAACAAAATTCCCGACATGATCAATATCTTCTTCCGCCCATATGCATCACTGAGGAATCCAGCCATGGAAACCCCCAAAATGGTACCGACCAGCGCGGAGCTCACATACCATCCTTCCATTACCGTATTGAGGTTGAACTGTGTTTTTACAAAGCCTATGGTGCCCGAAATAATCGCAGTATCATACCCAAAGAGAAACCCGCCCAGTGCAGCGATCATTGCTAAAATGGTGATGTTGTTTTTCATGAGATCATGCTTTTGTTCTAATAGTGTTGAAGTTTTAATCGTTAGGCCGTCTAAAAACCATAAAAAATGGTATTTGTCAGGTTGAGCGCAGTCGAAACCTATTTGAATTTCAATGCTTTAAATGTTTCCGACTGTGATTAAATTGACATTTGAGTTAATTTTTAAACGGCCTTACAATGAAAAATCATTCGCAACCTTACTTTTTCCTAGCCTGAAAGCTAAAGGTTTCTATACCATATTTGGATACGTTCATGGATGGTGTCGGTTTGGGGTCCTCTTCAATAATGTTCATATGTTGTAGGTTTTCCATCCTAAAAAAGGAATCCATGTTCACCTTGGTGTCCTTACCGGCCATATCGTACATTCTAACGACCAAATCATCGGAATCCTCGGCTTTTTTGATAGTGGATACATTAATGTTCCCTTGATCAACACTAAAGAAACCCAAACGTTCGGGCAAAGACGCCTTAGCAGAGGCGTCGGGATAAACCACTACATGTAAAGGATCGTTCTGCTGTTCTGCAATGCGCATCCCTTCAAGGCTTCCTGTTTTGTGGGAGGTCAAAATGTTATGATAGCTGTGGTCACCGGCCTGGGAATACTCATTTCCTTCCCAATGACAAGATGTTCTACTGGCCAACAACAGATGTTGGAGAAGGGTATCTTCTGAATCGGTTGTGGGATCGATCCAATCAAATGCAGCGACCGATGAGCTCAAGGTCACCGTAAGGTCATCATCCGAGGCGGAGAACCAGTCCATGATTGCCCTTGGATGCACATCCTTGGCCAATGCGGTGTAACGATCACCGGCGGTATCAATCTCATCCTGACCAACTTTTACCGCTCCAAAAGGAACTTCATGGGTTACCAGGGCATTGTCCATGGCAATGGGAAAGGCTGTTCTGAATTCCCGATATAACTCCCCGGACCAGTTTAGCAAACGGGTTTCAAAAAGGACTCTTTTTAACTCGTGATAAATGGTCACATCCTGTTCCACTATGGCATGAAGGATGGGCTGCTTGATTCTGTAGGTGGTGAACACATCGCCCGTGCTCAAAATTTCCCAGTTTGCCTGGTGATTGCTGACCTTGTCAAAGTCCTTCATAAAGGGCTGTTGGATATCCCCAAACTCCCCAGCACCATTACCTTCAGAATACAGGGTAAATACCTCTCCTGCTTTGAGGTCGCCACTCTTGAACAGGTTTCGTTTCAATTCCTTATCATATATCTGTCCAATGCCCCCGGTTTCAAAACTGATTTTGTAGAAATCGTTCTCATAGGTGGTCATGGATGCCCCCGGATTTGATTTCCTGGACGGTTTGGCTGTTGGTTTTACATAATAAGTGGCATAACCGATGGCCGGGATGTTTTTTGCAATAAACACCAAATCGGCACTTTTGATGCTCCCATCTTCATAATGGACCTCGTTGGAAACTTGGGTGGTAATGGGGTCTTTGTCAGCGGAATGGACCTCCAGGGATTTTGCTTTTCCCTTTTCGAGATTGATGGTAACGGTTACGGGGTCCGTTCGCTCCCACGAAAGGCTATTGAAAAGTACGACGGGAATTCCCTTTTTATCATCGGTCTTGATTCTATTGGCGATGAATTTGGTTCCTTTTTTTAAGAGATCAGTACCCATGGTCCTTGACTCCACCAGCTTTTCCTTGAACAGGTTATCCGTAATATCACCATCATGTCCGCCCCAACCATGATCAGGATAGATTTTGGACTGCCATGCCTTGTCAAAATCCCCATAGGGATAAGGCATCCTTTTTGAATCCAAGGTATGGGCAATGGCCATAAATTTTTCGGCTGCCGGCAATAGTTTGGATGCCTCACGGCTTGCCGTGAGCGCATCATGGTGTGCGGGACCATGA
The sequence above is a segment of the Muricauda sp. SCSIO 64092 genome. Coding sequences within it:
- a CDS encoding sugar porter family MFS transporter; the encoded protein is MKNNITILAMIAALGGFLFGYDTAIISGTIGFVKTQFNLNTVMEGWYVSSALVGTILGVSMAGFLSDAYGRKKILIMSGILFALSALGCMVSESFNGLVAYRLIGGIGVGIASMLSPLYISEIAPAKNRGRLVALYQLAITLGILVAYFVNAFLLDLSTSEGLANHSGMTHKILVSEVWRAMLGSETVPALLFLFLLLVIPKSPRWLTMKGKREQAKKILLRFVAHQEADKEIKHVEEILARESGGIKMMFKGPFKLAIIIGVCLAILSQVSGINAIIYYGPKILEEGGLQLGEALGGQVVIGIVNVLFTFIALWKIDQLGRKPLLAHGVIGIMVSLIIVGLLFYFEVGNTYLLMTFILTFIACFAFSFGPVLWVLLSEIYPLKIRGTAMSIATMAVWIGTAFVGQMTPWFLEHLKPHGTFWFFAICMIPAIYLALKVMPETKGKTLEEIEKYWLSKNSRDE